GAAATGGCCAAGGAGATTGCGAAAATCCACCTGCTTTTCAAGAAAGCCGGGATCAAGCAAGGCGACAAAATCGCACTCATCGGCCGCAACAACCCACGCTGGTGCATCACCTACATGGGAACCATCACCTACGGAGCAGTGATCGTGCCGATCCTTCAGGATTTCACCCCTGCGGACATCATCCATATCATCAACCACTCGGAAAGCCGCCTGCTGTTCCTGGGCGACAACTTCTGGGACGTGATCGAGGAGGACCAGATCAAGCAGATCGAAGCCGTATTCTCGCTCACGGACTTCCACGCGATCTACGAGCGCGACGGCAAGTCGCTCACCAAGTTCCAGCGCGACATCGTGAAGAACTACCGCACCAAGTATCCGCGCGGATTCAGCGTCAACGACATCAAATATCCCGAAATACCCAACGACCAGGTCGTCCTGCTCAACTACACCTCGGGAACGACCGGCTACTCGAAGGGCGTGATGCTCACGGTGAACAACCTCACGAGCAACGTGATGTTCGCCGCAACGACAATCAACACCCAGACCGGACAGCGGTACTTCCAGAAAGGAGGCCGCACGCTGTCGTTCCTGCCGCTGGCCCACGCCTACGGCTGCGCGTTCGACTTCCTCGCGCCGCTGGCCGTCGGCGGACACATCACCCTGCTGGGCAAGATTCCGGCGGCGAAAATCCTGCTGGAAGCGATGGCCGTCGTGAAACCCACGATCATCTGCTGCGTGCCGATGATCCTCGAAAAAGTCTACCGCAAGCAGGTGCTCCCGATGCTGGAGAAAGGCCCCATGTCGATTGCCATGAAGATTCCGCTGCTCAATTCGGCCATCTACTCGGTGATCCGCAAGAAACTGATGGACGCCTTCGGCGGCAACGTCGGAATCTTCATCGTCGGCGGCGCGCCGATGAACCAGGAGACCGAATCGTTCCTGATGAAGATCAAGTTCCCGATCACGATCGGCTACGGCATGACCGAATGCGCCCCGCTGATCAGCTTCACCCCCGACAACGAGTTCAAGGCCGGTTCGTGCGGCCGGTTCCTGAAAGGACTGCTCGAAGTGAGGATCGACTCGGAAGACCCGCAGCGCGTGGCCGGCGAAATCCTCGTCCGCGGCGAGCACGTTATGAAGGGATACTACAAAAACGACAAGGACACCCACAAGGTCCTCGACGAGGAGGGATGGCTCCATACGGGCGACATGGCCACGATGGACCCCGACGGCACGCTCTACATCCGCGGCCGTTCGAAAACCATGATCCTCTCGGGCAACGGCCAGAACATCTATCCCGAGGAGATCGAGGACAAGCTCAACAACATGTACCTCGTGCTCGAATCGCTGGTGCTCGACGCCGGAAACGGCAAGATCAAGGCCCTCGTGGTCCCCGACTACGAACAGGCCGAGGCCGAGGGCGTGGACAAGGCCGACCTGCCGCAGATCATGCAGAACAACCTTCAGGAACTCAACGCGCAGCTGGCCGCCTACGAGCGGATCTCGGGCATCGCACTCTACCCCAACGAGTTCGAAAAAACCCCGAAACGAAGCATCAAACGCTATCTATACGAACCCTCGCTGTTGAACAAATAAGGCACAGGCAGGTAACCAATTGGATTCTCTATCCCAAAATTCTTCATAGTCACTGAATCCATTCTAACAATGAGGCGTCACTAATTAGTACGGTTACCTGCTTTCTTTCACACCCGGCTTCCGAAGAGCCGGGTGTTTTTTGAATCGGCGCATTGCGGGCAAAGCTCGATGCGTCGCGGCAAAGCTCAAACAAGTTTGGCTTTGCCCGCGACTTTCACTATATTTGAAGCATGAAAATCCAGAAAAAACAAGCTATCGGTGAAAACCTGCTCTACGTGATGGTCTGGACGGCCATCATCCTGGTCCCGGTCCTCAACTCGCAGATGATGTCCGAAATGCACGTCAACCTGGAAAACGTGCTGACTGCCTGGAGGTATATCGCCCCCTATCTGATCATCTTTCTCATCCACAATGCCATCATCGCCCCGCGCTACATGCTCCGGCGAAAATACGGAAAATACCTCGCGAGCAACCTGGCGCTGATCATCAGCGTCTTCTGGCTGGTGCAGATCTACGAGGACCACCTCACGGACCACCTCCTCAAACAAAACGATCCCGAAGCGCTCGACGCCTACCGCAAAGCGTCGTTCTCCAATCTGGAGATGTACTGGAACGTGGTGCTGGGATTCTTCATGACCGGAGCCAACACGGGTATCAAGCTGATATACCAGTCGATGCGCGACGAACAGCAGATGGAGGCGCTCAAGCGCCAGAACCTTCAGGCCGAAATGGATTACCTGAAATACCAGATCAACCCGCACTTCTTTATGAACACGCTCAACAACATCCACGCGCTGATCGACATCGACACCGAGTCGGCCAAGAACGCCGTGATCGAGCTTTCGAAGATGATGCGTTACGTGCTCTACGAGTCGGGGCGCGAGATCATTTCGCTCAACCGCGACATCCAGTTCCTGAAAAACTACATCGAACTGATGCGCATTCGTTACACCGACGCCGTGAATATCAGCGTGGAGTCGCCCGGCAACCTGCCCGAACAACTGTCGATCCCGCCGCTGCTGCTGATCGTCTTCGTCGAAAACGCCTTCAAACACGGCGTAAGCTACAACCATCCGTCGTTCATCCGCCTGA
This Alistipes shahii WAL 8301 DNA region includes the following protein-coding sequences:
- a CDS encoding AMP-binding protein, producing the protein MLQENLLKIYETSFRENREMSALTDYFKGETFSYYEMAKEIAKIHLLFKKAGIKQGDKIALIGRNNPRWCITYMGTITYGAVIVPILQDFTPADIIHIINHSESRLLFLGDNFWDVIEEDQIKQIEAVFSLTDFHAIYERDGKSLTKFQRDIVKNYRTKYPRGFSVNDIKYPEIPNDQVVLLNYTSGTTGYSKGVMLTVNNLTSNVMFAATTINTQTGQRYFQKGGRTLSFLPLAHAYGCAFDFLAPLAVGGHITLLGKIPAAKILLEAMAVVKPTIICCVPMILEKVYRKQVLPMLEKGPMSIAMKIPLLNSAIYSVIRKKLMDAFGGNVGIFIVGGAPMNQETESFLMKIKFPITIGYGMTECAPLISFTPDNEFKAGSCGRFLKGLLEVRIDSEDPQRVAGEILVRGEHVMKGYYKNDKDTHKVLDEEGWLHTGDMATMDPDGTLYIRGRSKTMILSGNGQNIYPEEIEDKLNNMYLVLESLVLDAGNGKIKALVVPDYEQAEAEGVDKADLPQIMQNNLQELNAQLAAYERISGIALYPNEFEKTPKRSIKRYLYEPSLLNK
- a CDS encoding sensor histidine kinase, with product MKIQKKQAIGENLLYVMVWTAIILVPVLNSQMMSEMHVNLENVLTAWRYIAPYLIIFLIHNAIIAPRYMLRRKYGKYLASNLALIISVFWLVQIYEDHLTDHLLKQNDPEALDAYRKASFSNLEMYWNVVLGFFMTGANTGIKLIYQSMRDEQQMEALKRQNLQAEMDYLKYQINPHFFMNTLNNIHALIDIDTESAKNAVIELSKMMRYVLYESGREIISLNRDIQFLKNYIELMRIRYTDAVNISVESPGNLPEQLSIPPLLLIVFVENAFKHGVSYNHPSFIRLKIEYADGQVTSTLTNSHHAAQSSKHPAGIGLENVRKRLELIYGAKNYSLEIREEEKTYTVKLVIPTLNA